From the genome of Dehalococcoidia bacterium, one region includes:
- a CDS encoding 4Fe-4S binding protein yields MYKEKKLVVVDETKCLGCGICTHFCPVDALQGYGIIEIDRGVCT; encoded by the coding sequence ATGTATAAGGAGAAGAAGTTGGTCGTAGTAGACGAAACCAAGTGTCTGGGATGTGGAATATGCACCCATTTTTGCCCGGTAGACGCCCTGCAGGGCTATGGGATTATTGAAATCGACAGGGGTGTTTGTACGG